In one Diprion similis isolate iyDipSimi1 chromosome 6, iyDipSimi1.1, whole genome shotgun sequence genomic region, the following are encoded:
- the LOC124407425 gene encoding vanin-like protein 1, which translates to MSGSKLLIAAVALTISTQLISEVFAADTTSYIGAVVEYYPVTNGTNGTTIANANAENYVTIMEKAATYSTDIIVFPESSLTMGLDSSDTERTLFPLYSSFIPDPGTDVPCDNSSTVVMEALRLISCGAKNNSMYVVVNLHEKENCTTTGTSSRPCPSDGYFYYNTNVAFDRKGAIVSRYRKFNLFGEWGFNITSTPDIATFTTDFNVTFGQIICFDILFKTPTLTLINDYNVTDIIFSVHWFSEMPYLTSVQTQTAWSYTNDVNLLASGFNMPATGSGGSGIYAGTNGRLVSLFSESAKNALLVARVPKVIDGVRSNVTSTTNPLSYEFSNTEITTLVGITTVAQQALMQDILTPYTTSVLSLTNGTTVSWIELCDRQLCCSFYVNMTFDAGSVDSSANYYRYRIAVFNGVRTHSGVATTGVQICSIIACTDDTVGSCGLRFAATDTVLQPTVFNDIVVSGNFSTTSDTMQMPDSLSIDILPLSISDFTYKKTAISGSSLANITHALTTKTSNLLTFAIYGRNFSADGLAVTESVVSSAISFSRLSLVLTTVFAVLISLHIWTKY; encoded by the exons ATGAGTGGCTCGAAACTATTAATCGCTGCTGTCGCGTTGACGATTTCGACTCAACTCATCTCCGAGGTTT TTGCCGCGGATACAACTTCTTACATAGGTGCGGTTGTCGAATACTACCCGGTTACAAATGGAACAAACGGAACGACAATCGCAAACGCTAATGCTGAAAATTATGTCACAATTATGGAGAAAGCTGCGACATAC agcaCGGACATCATCGTATTTCCAGAAAGCTCTTTGACAATGGGACTCGATTCCTCCGACACGGAGAGAACTTTGTTTCCTTTATACAGCTCTTTTATACCAGACCCAGGAACAGATGTACCCTGTGATAATTCGTCGACTGTCGTAATGGAG GCTCTACGTTTGATCTCATGCGGAGCCAAGAATAACTCCATGTACGTCGTGGTGAACTTGCACGAGAAAGAGAACTGCACCACGACAGGAACGTCGTCTCGTCCCTGTCCCAGCGACGGTTATTTCTACTACAACACAAACGTGGCGTTCGATCGAAAAGGAGCAATTGTATCAAGATACAGAAAGTTCAACCTCTTCGGCGAGTGGGGATTCAACATAACTTCGACCCCAGACATCGCGACATTTACCACGGATTTCAACGTCACCTTTGGACAAATAATCTGCTTCGACATCCTCTTCAAAACCCCAACTCTGACTCTGATCAACGACTACAATGTTACCGACATCATTTTCTCGGTACACTGGTTCTCCGAGATGCCGTATCTGACCTCCGTTCAGACCCAAACGGCCTGGTCCTACACGAACGACGTCAACCTTTTGGCATCAGGGTTCAACATGCCAGCCACTGGCAGTGGAGGTAGTGGAATATACGCTGGGACTAATGGAAGATTGGTCAGCCTTTTCTCGGAGAGTGCGAAGAACGCTCTTTTGGTGGCGAGAGTACCAAAGGTGATCGACGGGGTCCGAAGCAACGTCACTTCCACGACCAATCCGCTGTCCTACGAGTTCAGTAACACAGAAATCACGACTCTAGTTGGTATAACGACGGTCGCTCAGCAAGCATTGATGCAGGATATTCTTACGCCCTACACGACGAGTGTTTTATCGTTGACCAACGGCACAACCGTCAGTTGGATCGAACTATGCGATCGGCAGCTTTGCTGTTCGTTTTACGTCAACATGACGTTCGATGCAGGGAGTGTCGATTCGAGTGCGAATTATTACAGATATCGCATCGCAGTATTCAACGGTGTGAGAACACATAGCGGCGTAGCTACCACCGGTGTCCAAATCTGCAGTATTATTGCATGTACAGATGATACGGTCGGCAGCTGCGGGCTGAGGTTCGCCGCTACGGATACCGTTTTGCAACCGACTGTCTTCAACGACATCGTTGTATCCGGTAATTTTTCTACCACCTCTGACACGATGCAGATGCCAGATTCGTTGAGCATAGACATTCTTCCATTAAGCATCAGCGATTTCACCTACAAGAAAACTGCCATATCTGGTTCATCTTTAGCAAATATCACCCACGCTTTGACCACTAAAACAAGCAATCTGTTAACTTTCGCTATTTATGGTAGAAATTTCTCGGCCGATGGCTTGGCAGTCACCGAAAGCGTTGTATCATCCGCGATTTCATTCTCACGATTATCACTGGTCTTGACTACGGTTTTTGCCGTTTTAATTAGCTTACATATTTGGACTAAGTATTGA
- the LOC124406527 gene encoding LOW QUALITY PROTEIN: uncharacterized protein LOC124406527 (The sequence of the model RefSeq protein was modified relative to this genomic sequence to represent the inferred CDS: substituted 1 base at 1 genomic stop codon) — protein sequence MCGRKTVVLALCIWHVSAVLMKDQCQREYEFPAEWKSTENGTLGPGKMDVVYDRNADEIRARFVNATEDVWITALIKPTDNANCPESLEDAEDLFLYNPREKCIYSTAYNVSKGHTWVIKISKPITGCYYFNITDENGTNWLHGGQFYNTSNRHINPHPKCKLEYYPPGDTTKESVNIRLTLAISCMLDVCVEHHNDSRTKPKCMSSKPQFEMDRSDYCKDTIWGNEWKICTLRNQPSEFQMKQSVRLDNSEWIVDVTREDENEYGSNHSYYLSIYTLPGTCPLQNRRDYCRWKPFLYQNDFRFIPPPADNHQLKDDSPYSLEYVTTILSYIVLGAIIIGILLYWIREYNYLIVVDKLNNEKQNGKSQRAVEQGDNGKAKEILLVYTKGSLPFMDKMKNFRNCLKLGCRCRVYDLQSQEDEDDVATYGATEWIGKLLLNGSKVVFVDTPEFRSVVKRNESDTAEEWEPVVDSRDLALRYAVESAKNVQDPSTQYHQHFVVRWEGFKATDDRDDPLSLITPHIRFNLPENFDTLCEHICNSMDTKFNHHIVDIPNAVEAXYKP from the exons ATGTGCGGCCGCAAAACTGTTGTACTTGCCCTTTGCATTTGGCACGTTTCTGCTGTGTTAATGAAAGATCAATGTCAGCGGGAATAC GAGTTTCCTGCAGAGTGGAAGTCCACAGAAAATGGTACGCTAGGACCTGGCAAAATGGATGTAGTTTATGACAGAAACGCAGACG AGATTCGAGCAAGGTTCGTAAATGCAACGGAAGATGTTTGGATAACTGCACTTATCAAACCGACTGACAACGCCAACTGTCCTGAGTCCCTGGAAGATGCTGAggatctttttttatataatccaCGTGAAAAGTGCATCTACAGTACCGCGTACAATGTTTCAAAG GGTCACACATGGGTaatcaaaatctcaaaaccaATCACtggttgttattatttcaatataacGGATGAAAACGGCACCAATTGGTTACACGGCGGCCAATTTTATAATACGTCCAATCGTCACATCAATCCACACCCGAAATGTAAACTGGAATACTATCCCCCTGGCGACACGAC TAAGGAAAGTGTAAACATTCGTCTGACACTAGCGATATCGTGCATGCTAGACGTATGCGTGGAACACCACAATGATAGCAGAACTAAACCGAAATGCATGAGTTCGAAGCCACAATTTGAAATG gaCCGGTCGGACTACTGCAAAGATACAATTTGGGGCAAT gAATGGAAAATCTGTACGCTTCGTAACCAGCCCTCGGAATTTCAAATG AAACAAAGTGTACGTCTAGATAATTCAGAATGGATAGTGGATGTTACACGGGAAGACGAAAACGAGTATGGTTCTAATCATAGTTATTACCTGTCGATTTACACGCTCCCTGGCACTTGCCCATTACAAAATAGACGCGACTACTGTCGTTGGAAACCTTTTCTCTATCAGAACGACTTCCGCTTCA TCCCTCCACCGGCGGACAATCACCAGCTCAAAGACGATAGTCCATATTCCCTCGAATATGTTACGACTATTCTTTCTTACATCGTATTGGGTGCGATTATAATAGGAATACTACTTTATTGGATTAGAGAGTACAACTATTTGATAGTTGTAGATAAGCTCAATAACGAGAAACAGAACGGAAAGTCGCAAAGAGCTGTGGAGCAGGGTGATAACGGAAAAGCCAAGGAGATTTTGTTGGTCTATACCAAGGGTTCGCTGCCGTTCATggataaaatgaagaattttcgaaattgtttGAAGCTCGGCTGTCGCTGCAGG GTTTACGACCTGCAGTCGCAAGAAGACGAGGATGACGTTGCAACATACGGAGCTACGGAATGGATTGGCAAGTTGTTACTGAACGGTAGCAAAGTAGTTTTCGTCGATACCCCGGAGTTCCGTTCTGTCGTCAAGAGAAATGAATCAGACACGGCGGAAGAATGGGAACCAGTTGTTGACTCGCGTGATCTTGCGTTGCGATATGCCGTTGAATCGGCTAAGAACGTTCAAGATCCCTCGACTCAGTATCACCAGCACTTTGTTGTTCG ATGGGAGGGATTCAAAGCTACCGACGACAGGGATGACCCTTTATCGTTGATCACACCTCACATTCGTTTCAATCTTCCGGAGAATTTCGATACTTTGTGCGAGCATAT CTGCAACTCGATGGATACAAAATTCAACCACCATATAGTAGACATCCCAAACGCCGTTGAAGCGTAGTATAAGCCG
- the LOC124406528 gene encoding LOW QUALITY PROTEIN: uncharacterized protein LOC124406528 (The sequence of the model RefSeq protein was modified relative to this genomic sequence to represent the inferred CDS: substituted 1 base at 1 genomic stop codon): protein MFGLKTVVLALCIWHVSAVLMKDQCQREYEFPAEWKSTENGTLGPGKMDVVYDRNADEIRARFVNATEDVWITALIKPTDNANCPETLEDAEDLFLYNPYIKSGNSTAYNVSKGHTRVIKISKPITGCYYFNITDENGTNWLHGGQFYNTSNRHINPHPKCKLEYYPPGDTTKESVNIRLTLAMSCTLVVCVESHNGSRTGEECAMGPIQRFEIDRSDYCKDTIWGNKWKTCTLRDRPSKFKVKQSVRLDNSEWIVDITREDENEYGSNHSYYLSIYTIPGTCPLQNRRDYCRWKPFLYQNDFRFIPPPADNHQLKDDSPYSLEHVTTILSYIVLGAIIVGILLYWIREYNYLIVVDKLNNEKQNGKSQRAVEQGDNGKAKEILLVYTKGSLPFMDKMKNFRNCLKLGCRCRVYDLQSQEDEDDVATYGATEWIGKLLLNGSKVVFVDTPEFRSVVKRNESDTAEEWEPVVDSRDLALRYAVESAKNIQDPSTQYHQHFVVRWEGFKATDDRDDPLSLITPHIRFNLPENFDTLCEHICNSMGTKFNHHIVNIPSAAEAXYKPIGLSVWWGRFEDYEANVQKSISSVCTVSGVIKEVVTIGVQTREY from the exons ATGTTCGGCCTCAAAACTGTTGTACTTGCCCTTTGCATTTGGCACGTTTCTGCTGTGTTAATGAAAGATCAATGTCAGCGGGAATAC GAGTTTCCTGCGGAATGGAAATCCACAGAAAATGGTACGCTAGGACCTGGCAAAATGGATGTAGTTTATGACAGAAACGCAGACG AGATTCGAGCAAGGTTCGTAAATGCAACGGAAGATGTTTGGATAACTGCACTTATCAAACCGACTGACAACGCCAACTGTCCTGAGACCCTGGAAGATGCTGAggatctttttttatataatccaTATATAAAGAGCGGCAACAGTACCGCATACAATGTTTCAAAG GGTCACACAAGGGTaatcaaaatctcaaaaccaATCACtggttgttattatttcaatataacGGACGAAAACGGCACCAATTGGTTACACGGCGGCCAATTTTATAATACGTCCAATCGTCACATCAATCCACACCCGAAATGTAAACTGGAATACTATCCCCCTGGCGACACGAC TAAGGAAAGTGTAAACATTCGTCTGACACTAGCGATGTCGTGCACGCTAGTAGTATGCGTGGAAAGCCATAATGGAAGCAGAACTGGAGAGGAATGCGCTATGGGTCCGATTCAAAGGTTTGAAATA gaCCGGTCGGACTACTGCAAAGATACAATTTGGGGCAAT aaatgGAAGACCTGTACGCTTCGTGACCGCCCCTCGAAATTTAAAGTG AAACAAAGTGTACGTCTAGATAATTCAGAATGGATAGTGGATATTACACGGGAAGACGAAAACGAGTATGGTTCTAATCATAGTTATTACCTGTCGATTTACACGATCCCTGGCACCTGCCCATTACAAAATAGACGCGACTACTGTCGTTGGAAACCTTTTCTCTATCAGAACGACTTCCGCTTCA TCCCTCCACCGGCGGACAATCACCAGCTCAAAGACGATAGTCCATATTCCCTCGAACATGTTACGACTATTCTTTCTTACATCGTATTGGGTGCGATTATAGTAGGAATACTACTTTATTGGATTAGAGAGTACAACTATTTGATAGTTGTAGATAAGCTCAATAACGAGAAACAGAACGGAAAGTCGCAAAGAGCTGTGGAGCAGGGTGATAACGGAAAAGCCAAGGAGATTTTGTTGGTCTATACCAAGGGTTCGCTGCCGTTCATggataaaatgaagaattttcgaaattgtttGAAGCTCGGCTGTCGCTGCAGG GTTTACGACCTGCAGTCGCAAGAAGACGAGGATGACGTTGCAACATACGGAGCTACGGAATGGATTGGCAAGTTGTTACTGAACGGTAGCAAAGTAGTTTTCGTCGATACCCCGGAGTTCCGTTCTGTCGTCAAGAGAAATGAATCAGACACGGCGGAAGAATGGGAACCAGTTGTTGACTCGCGTGATCTTGCGTTGCGATATGCCGTTGAATCGGCTAAGAACATTCAAGATCCCTCGACTCAGTATCACCAGCACTTTGTTGTTCG ATGGGAGGGATTCAAAGCTACCGACGACAGGGATGACCCTTTATCGTTGATCACACCTCACATTCGTTTCAATCTTCCGGAGAATTTCGATACTTTGTGCGAGCATAT CTGCAACTCGATGGGTACAAAATTCAACCACCATATAGTAAACATCCCAAGCGCCGCTGAAGCGTAGTACAAGCCGA TCGGTCTCTCAGTGTGGTGGGGACGTTTTGAAGACTACGAAGCAAACGTACAAAAGTCAATCAGTAGTGTGTGTAcagtttccggggtaattaaGGAAGTTGTCACGATCGGAGTGCAGACGCGAGAATATTAG
- the LOC124407423 gene encoding vanin-like protein 1, which produces MILDRSARQRIMRSLSSSLAILGLTVLAQLTFEVSAADTISYIGAVAEYYPVTNGTNGTTIATANANNYVTIIKTAWGYNTDILVFPEDSLTTGMNYSNTNRTLYPSFSSIVPDAGLDIPCDNASTVVIEALKLISCAAKQYSIYVVVNVIEKENCTSTGTTSRPCPSDGYFFYNTNVVFNRTGGIVSRYRKFNLFAEPGINVTSTAENVTFTTDFNVTFGLIICNDILYKTPALSLVNDYNVTDIIFPVRWFSELPYLTSVQIQSAWSYANNVNLLASGYNNPATSNGGSGIYAGNNGKVITLLSEGTKNALLVARVPKVIDGARSNVTSTSYPLTYEFSSTEITTLANITTVSQNAFYQDTLAPYTTSLLPLTNGTTAIWLELCDRQLCCSFYVNRTFSAGSVNSSVNYYRHRIAVFNGVRSFAGTTTAGIQTCSVIACTNDTLASCGLRFNTTETVVQPTVFNNVFVSGNFSKNSTTMQMPNSLTTDILPLNPSDFTYTKVDISGSSLTNITYNLTTQSNNLYTFAIYGRNFSADGTAVSSVSVASSTVQLLRFSFTATVFLAVIVTLFVRSCS; this is translated from the exons ATGATTCTTGATCGTTCTGCAAG aCAAAGAATCATGCGGTCTCTGAGCTCATCGCTTGCCATCTTGGGGCTGACCGTTTTGGCCCAATTGACATTCGAG GTCTCCGCTGCGGATACAATTTCTTACATAGGTGCCGTCGCCGAATATTATCCGGTAACAAATGGAACGAACGGAACAACGATCGCAACAGCCAATGCCAACAACTACGTGACCATTATCAAAACCGCCTGGGGTTAC AACACAGACATCCTTGTGTTCCCGGAGGACTCATTGACGACTGGAATGAATTATTCCAATACGAATAGAACTCTGTATCCTTCATTCAGTTCCATCGTACCGGATGCCGGACTGGATATTCCCTGCGATAATGCTTCGACGGTCGTAATAGAG GCACTGAAGTTGATATCGTGCGCTGCGAAGCAGTACTCGATTTACGTAGTCGTAAACGTTATCGAGAAGGAGAACTGCACCAGCACAGGAACAACGTCTCGCCCTTGTCCCAGCGACGGTTACTTCTTCTACAACACAAACGTGGTGTTCAACCGAACCGGAGGCATTGTCTCGAGGTACAGGAAATTCAACCTGTTCGCCGAACCTGGCATAAACGTAACGTCGACCGCAGAAAACGTGACCTTCACCACTGACTTCAACGTCACCTTCGGATTGATAATATGCAACGACATCCTCTACAAGACCCCGGCTCTATCGCTCGTCAACGACTATAACGTGACCGACATTATTTTCCCCGTACGATGGTTCTCCGAATTACCTTATTTGACTTCGGTTCAGATCCAGTCAGCTTGGTCCTACGCCAACAACGTGAACCTCCTGGCATCTGGCTACAACAATCCAGCAACTAGCAACGGTGGCAGTGGAATTTACGCTGGAAACAACGGAAAAGTGATCACCCTTCTGTCGGAGGGCACAAAGAACGCTCTTTTAGTGGCAAGGGTACCAAAGGTGATCGATGGGGCTCGAAGCAACGTCACCTCCACGTCTTATCCGCTGACCTACGAGTTCAGTAGTACGGAAATTACGACTCTGGCGAACATCACGACGGTTTCCCAGAACGCGTTTTACCAGGACACCTTGGCGCCTTACACAACGAGCCTTTTGCCGCTGACCAACGGAACGACGGCCATTTGGCTCGAACTCTGCGACCGACAGCTTTGCTGTTCCTTCTATGTGAACAGAACTTTCAGTGCAGGTAGTGTCAATTCAAGCGTCAATTATTACAGGCATAGAATCGCCGTTTTCAACGGAGTTCGATCCTTCGCTGGTACCACTACCGCCGGAATACAGACCTGCAGTGTCATCGCTTGCACTAACGACACCCTAGCCAGCTGTGGGCTGAGGTTCAACACGACGGAAACCGTCGTGCAGCCAACTGTCTTCAACAATGTATTTGTGTCCGGAAACTTTTCCAAAAACTCGACGACCATGCAGATGCCCAACTCGTTGACCACGGATATTCTTCCTTTAAATCCCAGTGACTTCACGTATACTAAAGTCGATATTTCAGGCTCTTCTTTAACCAATATCACCTACAATCTAACGACGCAGTCAAACAACTTGTACACTTTTGCTATTTATGGTAGAAACTTCTCTGCTGATGGGACGGCTGTTAGTTCTGTCAGCGTTGCTTCGTCTACGGTCCAACTTTTACGGTTCTCTTTCACGGCGACCGTATTTTTGGCAGTAATTGTAACTTTATTCGTTAGGAGCTGTTCGTAA